The Oncorhynchus tshawytscha isolate Ot180627B linkage group LG08, Otsh_v2.0, whole genome shotgun sequence genome window below encodes:
- the iah1 gene encoding isoamyl acetate-hydrolyzing esterase 1 homolog isoform X2 yields MSKIKNIIWPQVILFGDSITQFSFQPNGWGSEIANQLARKCDVVNRGLSGYNSRWAKIVLPRLISKDSASSNHIAAVTVFFGANDCALEDKNPQQHIPLQEYSENLKDIVKHLGSVGVSADKVIFITPPPLNEPAWEKECVLKGSALNRLNSVAGQYAQACVQAAGQCGADVLDLWTLMQKDGQDFTGYLSDGLHLSEKGNQFVSQHLWTLLKSRVEELPFILPYWGDVDPKQPESGLLCD; encoded by the exons ATGTCCAAAATCAAGAACATAATTTGGCCTCAAGTGATTTTATTTGGCGACTCGATCACACAG TTTTCATTCCAACCTAATGGATGGGGTTCCGAAATTGCAAATCAACTAGCCAG AAAATGTGACGTTGTGAACAGAGGTTTGTCAGGCTACAACTCCAGGTGGGCAAAGATTGTCTTGCCTCGCCTCATCTCCAAGGACAGTGCTTCAAGCAACCACATAGCTGCTGTCACGGTCTTCTTTGGTGCCAACGACTGTGCTTTAGAAG ATAAGAACCCACAGCAGCACATCCCATTGCAGGAGTACTCCGAGAACCTGAAGGACATTGTCAAACACCTGGGGTCTGTGGGTGTGTCTGCAGACAAGGTCATCTTCATCACTCCTCCACCTCTGAATGAGCCAGCCTGGGAGAAGGAGTGTGTCCTGAAAG GCAGTGCTCTGAACCGTCTCAACTCTGTGGCTGGCCAGTATGCCCAGGCCTGTGTGCAGGCTGCCGGTCAGTGTGGGGCAGACGTGCTGGACCTCTGGACTCTCATGCAGAAagatggacag GACTTCACAGGCTACCTCTCAGACGGGCTCCATCTCTCTGAGAAGGGGAACCAGTTTGTGTCACAGCATCTGTGGACGCTGTTGAAGAGCAGGGTGGAGGAGTTGCCCTTCATCCTGCCTTACTGGGGCGACGTAGACCCTAAACAGCCAGAGAGCGGTCTACTGTGTGACTGA
- the iah1 gene encoding isoamyl acetate-hydrolyzing esterase 1 homolog isoform X1 — protein MSKIKNIIWPQVILFGDSITQFSFQPNGWGSEIANQLARVLMCCALKSTSEWERKCDVVNRGLSGYNSRWAKIVLPRLISKDSASSNHIAAVTVFFGANDCALEDKNPQQHIPLQEYSENLKDIVKHLGSVGVSADKVIFITPPPLNEPAWEKECVLKGSALNRLNSVAGQYAQACVQAAGQCGADVLDLWTLMQKDGQDFTGYLSDGLHLSEKGNQFVSQHLWTLLKSRVEELPFILPYWGDVDPKQPESGLLCD, from the exons ATGTCCAAAATCAAGAACATAATTTGGCCTCAAGTGATTTTATTTGGCGACTCGATCACACAG TTTTCATTCCAACCTAATGGATGGGGTTCCGAAATTGCAAATCAACTAGCCAG agtgctgatgtgttgtgcactgaagtccacaagtgaatgggaaag AAAATGTGACGTTGTGAACAGAGGTTTGTCAGGCTACAACTCCAGGTGGGCAAAGATTGTCTTGCCTCGCCTCATCTCCAAGGACAGTGCTTCAAGCAACCACATAGCTGCTGTCACGGTCTTCTTTGGTGCCAACGACTGTGCTTTAGAAG ATAAGAACCCACAGCAGCACATCCCATTGCAGGAGTACTCCGAGAACCTGAAGGACATTGTCAAACACCTGGGGTCTGTGGGTGTGTCTGCAGACAAGGTCATCTTCATCACTCCTCCACCTCTGAATGAGCCAGCCTGGGAGAAGGAGTGTGTCCTGAAAG GCAGTGCTCTGAACCGTCTCAACTCTGTGGCTGGCCAGTATGCCCAGGCCTGTGTGCAGGCTGCCGGTCAGTGTGGGGCAGACGTGCTGGACCTCTGGACTCTCATGCAGAAagatggacag GACTTCACAGGCTACCTCTCAGACGGGCTCCATCTCTCTGAGAAGGGGAACCAGTTTGTGTCACAGCATCTGTGGACGCTGTTGAAGAGCAGGGTGGAGGAGTTGCCCTTCATCCTGCCTTACTGGGGCGACGTAGACCCTAAACAGCCAGAGAGCGGTCTACTGTGTGACTGA
- the itgb1bp1 gene encoding integrin beta-1-binding protein 1 isoform X2, translating to MERLRATCHPYEKHVGMSVDSSLGGLSRSSTVASLDTDSTKSSGHSAASETCAEFRVKYVGAIEKLPFEMSKTLQEPLELINYIDAAQQDGKLPFVPGEEEMVLGVSKYGVKVASMDQCDVLHRHPLYLIMRMLCYDDGLGAGKNLLALKTTDAKQQDCSIWVYQCSSAEQAQAICKVLSASFDCVLTSEKS from the exons atggaacgacTACGGGCAACCTGCCATCCCTATGAAAAGCATGTAGGAATG tCAGTCGACTCCAGTTTGGGAGGTCTCTCCAGGTccagtactgtagctagcctcGACACAGACTCGACCAAGAGCTCAG GTCACAGTGCTGCGTCAGAGACGTGTGCCGAGTTCAGGGTGAAGTATGTCGGAGCCATAGAGAAGCTGCCGTTTGAGATGAGTAAGACCCTGCAGGAGCCTCTGGAACTCATCAACTACATCGATGCAGCCCAG CAAGATGGAAAGCTGCCGTTTGTgcctggagaggaggagatggtactGGGAGTGTCCAAGTATGGAGTCAAAGTGGCCTCCATGGATCAATGT GACGTTCTGCACCGCCACCCTCTCTATCTGATAATGAGGATGCTCTGTTATGATGACGGCCTGGGGGCTGGGAAGAACCTGCTGGCTCTCAAGACCACCGATGCCAAGCAGCAGGACTGCAGCATCTGGGTGTACCAGTGCAGCAGcgcg GAACAAGCCCAGGCCATCTGCAAGGTGCTGTCTGCCTCTTTCGACTGCGTGCTGACATCAGAGAAGTCCTGA
- the itgb1bp1 gene encoding integrin beta-1-binding protein 1 isoform X1, producing the protein MFRKVKKRHSSSSSQSSEISTKSKSVDSSLGGLSRSSTVASLDTDSTKSSGHSAASETCAEFRVKYVGAIEKLPFEMSKTLQEPLELINYIDAAQQDGKLPFVPGEEEMVLGVSKYGVKVASMDQCDVLHRHPLYLIMRMLCYDDGLGAGKNLLALKTTDAKQQDCSIWVYQCSSAEQAQAICKVLSASFDCVLTSEKS; encoded by the exons ATGTTCCGGAAGGTCAAAAAGCgtcacagcagcagcagctcccAGAGCAGTGAGATCAGTACCAAGAGCAAG tCAGTCGACTCCAGTTTGGGAGGTCTCTCCAGGTccagtactgtagctagcctcGACACAGACTCGACCAAGAGCTCAG GTCACAGTGCTGCGTCAGAGACGTGTGCCGAGTTCAGGGTGAAGTATGTCGGAGCCATAGAGAAGCTGCCGTTTGAGATGAGTAAGACCCTGCAGGAGCCTCTGGAACTCATCAACTACATCGATGCAGCCCAG CAAGATGGAAAGCTGCCGTTTGTgcctggagaggaggagatggtactGGGAGTGTCCAAGTATGGAGTCAAAGTGGCCTCCATGGATCAATGT GACGTTCTGCACCGCCACCCTCTCTATCTGATAATGAGGATGCTCTGTTATGATGACGGCCTGGGGGCTGGGAAGAACCTGCTGGCTCTCAAGACCACCGATGCCAAGCAGCAGGACTGCAGCATCTGGGTGTACCAGTGCAGCAGcgcg GAACAAGCCCAGGCCATCTGCAAGGTGCTGTCTGCCTCTTTCGACTGCGTGCTGACATCAGAGAAGTCCTGA